A window of Neisseria canis contains these coding sequences:
- the lptG gene encoding LPS export ABC transporter permease LptG, whose amino-acid sequence MKLISRYLIKQLTVMSAYSLLALLALYSFFDIINEVGDMGKGSYNGMKVMQYVVMQVPAHAYELMPLAVLIGGLIALSQLAANSELTVIKTSGMSTRNIITILLQFGLIFAVGTVLLGEFAAPAASQYAENMKATATSGRISSGSQGLWIKENNDIVNVGEMLPDRSLRRIKIYRHNSDFRLSESLFAESAQIAADGTWTLRNIERSIIGENRVQTAKVAEEQWQTGLKNSLLDVLLVDPAKMSLTSLTTYINHLSANNQQVQTYRIEWWRKLMYPIAAAVMALVAYAFTPQSTRNSNMGLKLFGGICLGLAFHFAGRLFGFTSELYGVPPFLAAMLPTAIFATWAIYLIRKQEKR is encoded by the coding sequence ATGAAACTGATCAGCCGCTACCTGATTAAGCAGCTTACCGTTATGTCGGCTTATTCGCTGCTTGCCCTGTTGGCTTTATACAGCTTTTTCGACATCATCAACGAGGTCGGCGACATGGGCAAAGGCAGCTACAACGGCATGAAAGTGATGCAGTATGTGGTGATGCAGGTGCCCGCGCATGCCTACGAGCTGATGCCGCTGGCCGTATTGATCGGCGGCCTGATTGCACTCAGCCAGCTTGCCGCCAACAGCGAGCTGACCGTGATTAAAACCAGCGGCATGAGCACGCGGAACATCATCACCATCCTGCTGCAATTCGGCCTGATTTTTGCCGTCGGCACCGTATTATTGGGTGAGTTCGCCGCCCCCGCGGCCAGCCAATACGCTGAAAACATGAAAGCCACCGCCACCAGCGGCCGCATCAGCTCCGGCTCGCAAGGCTTGTGGATTAAGGAAAACAACGACATCGTCAATGTAGGCGAAATGCTGCCCGACCGCAGCCTGCGCCGCATCAAAATCTACCGCCACAACTCCGATTTCCGCCTGAGCGAAAGCCTGTTTGCCGAATCGGCTCAAATCGCCGCCGACGGCACTTGGACTCTGCGCAACATCGAACGCAGCATCATCGGGGAAAACCGCGTGCAAACCGCCAAAGTTGCCGAAGAACAATGGCAAACCGGCCTGAAAAACAGCCTGCTGGATGTGCTTTTGGTTGACCCGGCCAAAATGTCGCTTACTTCGCTTACGACCTACATCAACCACTTAAGCGCCAACAACCAACAGGTTCAAACTTACCGGATTGAATGGTGGCGCAAGCTGATGTATCCGATTGCGGCGGCCGTTATGGCGCTGGTTGCCTATGCGTTCACCCCGCAATCCACCCGCAACAGCAATATGGGCTTGAAGCTCTTCGGCGGCATCTGCTTAGGCTTGGCATTCCACTTCGCCGGCCGGCTGTTCGGTTTTACCAGCGAACTCTACGGCGTCCCCCCTTTCCTTGCCGCCATGCTGCCCACCGCCATTTTCGCCACATGGGCAATTTACCTTATCCGCAAACAGGAGAAACGGTAA
- the lptF gene encoding LPS export ABC transporter permease LptF, with the protein MIYQRNFIKELTLTAVGIFLVLLAILVSTQAINLLGRAADGRVAVDAVAALIGFWTLGMTPLLLVLTAYISTLTVLTRYWRDSEMSVWLSCGLSLKQWLKPVMRFALPFAVLVAVMQLTVLPWAELRSREFAEILKQKQELSLVEQGVFRALGKSNGRIYFVEQFDTESGIMKNLFLREHDDKGRESIVFAKEGTFSLKDNKRTLELSNGYRYNGSAGKADWNEVSFQHLSLIINTTPKIINPIDHRRTIPTMKLFGSDNPQYQAELMWRLSLPISVLLLSMLAVPLSYFNPRTGHTYNILFAIGFFLIYQNGLTFLRNAVEDGKLNFWLGLLPMHLIIFGSAVILLRIRSMPAQPFPQALKTALKGGVK; encoded by the coding sequence ATGATTTATCAGCGCAATTTCATTAAAGAGCTCACGCTCACCGCCGTCGGCATTTTTCTGGTGCTGCTGGCTATTTTGGTATCCACCCAAGCCATCAACCTGCTCGGCCGCGCGGCCGACGGGCGCGTTGCGGTGGATGCGGTGGCCGCCCTTATCGGCTTCTGGACTTTGGGCATGACCCCGCTTTTGCTGGTGCTCACCGCCTATATCAGCACACTGACCGTCCTCACCCGTTACTGGCGCGACAGTGAAATGTCGGTTTGGCTTTCGTGCGGTTTGTCGCTGAAGCAATGGTTGAAACCGGTGATGCGGTTTGCCCTGCCGTTTGCCGTGTTGGTGGCCGTGATGCAGCTTACCGTGTTGCCGTGGGCGGAATTGCGCAGCCGCGAATTTGCCGAGATTTTAAAGCAGAAGCAGGAGCTGTCGCTGGTAGAGCAAGGCGTGTTCCGTGCTTTGGGCAAAAGCAACGGGCGCATTTATTTCGTTGAGCAGTTCGACACCGAATCCGGCATTATGAAAAACCTGTTTTTGCGCGAGCACGACGACAAAGGGCGCGAAAGCATCGTATTTGCCAAAGAAGGCACGTTTTCACTCAAAGACAACAAGCGCACTTTGGAGCTGAGCAACGGCTACCGCTACAACGGCAGCGCAGGCAAAGCCGATTGGAATGAAGTGTCTTTTCAGCATCTGAGCCTCATCATTAACACCACGCCGAAAATCATCAACCCCATCGACCACCGCCGCACCATTCCCACTATGAAACTGTTCGGCAGCGACAACCCGCAATATCAGGCCGAACTCATGTGGCGGCTGAGCCTGCCGATTTCCGTGCTGCTTCTGAGCATGCTGGCTGTGCCGCTGTCTTATTTCAACCCGCGCACCGGCCACACCTACAACATCCTGTTTGCCATCGGCTTTTTCCTGATTTATCAAAACGGGCTGACCTTTCTGCGCAACGCGGTGGAAGACGGCAAACTCAATTTCTGGCTCGGCCTGCTGCCCATGCACCTGATTATTTTTGGCTCCGCCGTCATCCTGCTGCGCATACGCTCCATGCCTGCCCAGCCCTTTCCGCAAGCCTTGAAAACAGCATTGAAAGGCGGTGTCAAATGA
- a CDS encoding leucyl aminopeptidase: protein MEFSTKAEKLQPNQSAAVLYICTEAQPCCQNGVEQTAALLCDSLEEGESFASAQTVENGKLRAVAVVRLKDLERKTLEKAAAEAAAWAQKQENLAICIAPFCIENAPRVAEVFTVALGQAVYRFDRFKKEAKPAKLQQAAFYHPEQADSVQAAVTAAEALVYGMNVCKDLGNTAPNVCTPKYLADTAKAEAEKFGASAKILDQSYIEKNMGSFWSVAKGSAQAPYLIELSWFGAADKNAAPVVLVGKGITFDTGGISLKPGEAMDEMKYDMCGAASVIGTFVAAVKAKLPVNLIAVVPTCENMPDAAASKPGDIVTAMNGTTIEILNTDAEGRLILCDALSYAEQFKPKAVVDVATLTGACIIALGHIASGVMGNNQDLVDQLLAAGKETNDKAWQLPLFEEYKEQLKSNFADLQNIGGRPAGTITAAMFLSNFTENYPWAHLDIAGTAWKSGKEKGATGRPVPLLLQFLKNSIR from the coding sequence GTGGAATTTAGCACAAAAGCCGAAAAATTGCAGCCGAACCAAAGCGCTGCCGTCCTGTATATTTGCACCGAGGCGCAGCCCTGCTGCCAAAACGGCGTGGAACAAACCGCCGCTTTACTGTGTGATTCGCTGGAGGAAGGCGAAAGCTTTGCTTCGGCTCAAACCGTGGAAAACGGCAAATTGCGTGCGGTGGCGGTGGTGCGTTTGAAAGATTTGGAACGCAAAACGTTGGAAAAAGCGGCTGCCGAGGCTGCGGCATGGGCGCAAAAGCAGGAAAACCTGGCTATCTGCATCGCACCGTTTTGCATCGAAAACGCGCCGCGCGTGGCCGAAGTGTTCACGGTTGCGCTGGGGCAGGCGGTGTACCGTTTCGACCGCTTCAAAAAAGAGGCCAAGCCGGCCAAATTGCAGCAGGCCGCTTTTTACCATCCCGAGCAGGCCGACAGCGTTCAGGCGGCCGTAACGGCTGCCGAAGCGCTGGTGTACGGCATGAATGTGTGCAAAGACTTGGGCAACACCGCGCCGAATGTGTGCACGCCTAAATATCTGGCCGACACCGCCAAAGCAGAAGCCGAAAAATTCGGCGCTTCGGCCAAAATTCTGGATCAATCCTATATCGAAAAAAACATGGGTTCGTTTTGGTCGGTGGCCAAAGGCAGCGCGCAGGCACCTTACCTGATTGAGCTGAGCTGGTTCGGCGCCGCCGACAAAAACGCAGCGCCCGTGGTGCTGGTGGGCAAAGGCATTACCTTCGACACCGGCGGCATCTCGCTCAAGCCCGGCGAAGCCATGGACGAAATGAAATACGATATGTGCGGCGCGGCCAGCGTAATCGGCACATTTGTTGCCGCCGTCAAAGCCAAGCTGCCGGTTAACCTGATTGCCGTGGTGCCCACTTGCGAAAACATGCCGGATGCCGCCGCCAGCAAACCCGGCGACATCGTAACCGCCATGAACGGCACCACCATCGAAATCCTCAACACCGATGCCGAAGGCCGCCTGATTCTGTGCGACGCTTTGAGCTATGCCGAGCAGTTCAAGCCCAAAGCCGTGGTGGACGTGGCCACGCTTACCGGTGCCTGCATCATCGCATTGGGCCACATTGCCAGCGGCGTGATGGGCAATAATCAGGATTTGGTCGACCAGCTGCTGGCAGCAGGTAAAGAAACCAACGATAAAGCTTGGCAGTTGCCTTTGTTTGAAGAATATAAAGAGCAGCTCAAATCCAATTTCGCCGATCTGCAAAATATCGGCGGCCGCCCCGCCGGCACGATTACCGCCGCCATGTTCTTGTCGAACTTCACCGAAAACTACCCGTGGGCGCACTTGGATATCGCCGGCACCGCGTGGAAATCCGGCAAAGAAAAAGGCGCCACCGGCCGCCCCGTGCCGCTCTTGCTGCAATTTTTGAAAAACAGCATCCGGTAA
- a CDS encoding DNA polymerase III subunit chi: MPQATFYTHVADIADFICRLSMRAVEKGARVLVWAETEEEIERIDLDLWRNPPESFLPHSVWQTDAAYPQDVPLALACGSTLPHIDSGIVVLNISEHFWCDAPAAPERVLEIVGESLEDLAAARERFRAYRQQGFTIEHHNMQGKA, translated from the coding sequence ATGCCGCAAGCCACTTTTTATACACACGTTGCCGATATTGCCGATTTTATCTGCCGCCTCAGCATGCGGGCGGTAGAGAAAGGCGCGCGCGTCTTGGTGTGGGCGGAAACTGAAGAAGAAATCGAGCGGATCGATCTCGACTTGTGGCGCAATCCGCCCGAAAGCTTTCTGCCGCATAGCGTTTGGCAAACCGATGCGGCCTATCCGCAAGACGTACCGCTGGCTTTGGCCTGCGGCAGCACGTTGCCGCATATTGACAGCGGAATTGTGGTGTTGAATATTTCCGAGCACTTTTGGTGCGACGCGCCGGCTGCGCCCGAGCGCGTACTGGAAATCGTGGGCGAAAGTTTGGAAGATTTGGCAGCGGCGCGGGAGCGTTTCCGGGCTTACCGGCAGCAGGGCTTTACCATCGAACATCACAATATGCAGGGAAAAGCCTGA
- a CDS encoding DUF1289 domain-containing protein, with amino-acid sequence MNQPDFFEIPSPCIGVCRMNGKGYCKGCFRSREERLYWLHMTDEQKHQVMRLIAMRRKKVQHAAWEKMQPHEEAPEQEDLGF; translated from the coding sequence ATGAACCAGCCCGACTTCTTCGAGATTCCCAGCCCGTGCATCGGCGTGTGCCGCATGAACGGCAAGGGCTATTGCAAAGGCTGCTTCCGCAGCCGAGAAGAGCGGCTTTATTGGCTTCACATGACCGATGAGCAAAAGCACCAAGTGATGCGCCTGATTGCCATGCGGCGCAAAAAAGTGCAGCACGCGGCATGGGAAAAAATGCAGCCGCACGAAGAAGCGCCTGAGCAGGAAGATTTGGGGTTTTAG
- the rnc gene encoding ribonuclease III, whose amino-acid sequence MKLDRFKTAALDHIERGLGYTFRDRTLLVRALTHRSYSANNNERFEFVGDAILNYTVAKMLYDVFAKLSEGELSRLRANLVNQDMLAEIAVGLKVGDGLFLGPGELKSGGFNRPSILADAMEAMFAAVSFDADFHTAEQTVRRLFADKIRTIDFKNQGKDPKTLLQEALQARRFALPKYRIEAQTGEGSDAVFDIACDLGELGFISYAQASSRRAAEQAAAKEAFGWLEREHPLKTKSK is encoded by the coding sequence ATGAAACTCGACCGATTTAAAACCGCTGCGCTCGACCATATCGAACGCGGCTTGGGCTACACTTTCCGCGACCGCACCCTGCTTGTGCGTGCGCTTACCCACCGCAGCTATTCCGCCAACAATAACGAGCGGTTTGAATTCGTGGGCGACGCGATTCTCAACTACACCGTTGCCAAAATGCTTTACGACGTGTTTGCCAAGCTTTCCGAAGGCGAGCTTTCCCGCCTGCGCGCCAATCTGGTGAATCAGGATATGCTGGCCGAAATAGCGGTGGGGCTGAAAGTGGGCGACGGGCTGTTTCTCGGGCCGGGCGAATTGAAAAGCGGCGGTTTCAACCGCCCGTCTATTTTGGCCGACGCGATGGAGGCCATGTTTGCCGCCGTCAGCTTTGATGCGGATTTCCACACCGCCGAACAAACCGTGCGCCGCCTGTTTGCCGACAAGATACGCACGATCGATTTTAAAAACCAGGGCAAAGACCCGAAAACTTTGTTGCAGGAAGCCTTACAGGCGCGGCGTTTTGCTTTGCCGAAATACCGCATAGAAGCGCAAACCGGAGAGGGCAGCGATGCCGTGTTCGATATCGCCTGCGACTTGGGCGAGCTAGGCTTTATTTCCTATGCGCAAGCTTCGAGCCGCCGCGCCGCCGAGCAGGCCGCCGCCAAAGAAGCGTTCGGCTGGCTCGAGCGTGAGCATCCTTTGAAAACCAAATCCAAATAA
- the era gene encoding GTPase Era: MNIEEFLAESPQKQGYRCGFIAIVGRPNVGKSTLMNHLIGQKVSITSKKAQTTRHKVTGIYTDDTAQFIFVDTPGFQTEHRNALNERLNLNVTETMGGVDAIVFVIEAMRFTEADRRVMRLLPKHLPVLLVINKIDQAKAQNKAALDEFVGQVRAEFEFAGVEVVSAKHGLGIANLLHALKPFLPESAPLYPEDMVTDKSSRFLATEIVREKLFRYLGEELPYAMNVEMEQFKEENGMYRIYIAVLVERENQKPIVIGKGGEKLKKISTEARLDMEKLFNCKVFLKVWVKVKSGWADDVRFLRELGL, translated from the coding sequence ATGAATATCGAAGAATTTCTCGCCGAGTCGCCGCAAAAGCAGGGCTACCGATGCGGGTTTATCGCCATCGTGGGGCGCCCGAATGTGGGCAAATCCACTTTGATGAACCATTTAATCGGCCAGAAAGTGAGCATCACCAGCAAAAAAGCGCAAACCACGCGCCATAAAGTAACCGGCATCTACACCGACGACACGGCGCAGTTTATTTTTGTGGACACCCCCGGCTTCCAAACCGAGCACCGCAATGCGCTCAACGAACGCCTGAATCTGAACGTAACCGAAACCATGGGCGGAGTGGACGCAATCGTGTTTGTGATTGAAGCCATGCGTTTCACCGAGGCCGACCGCAGGGTGATGCGCCTGCTGCCCAAGCATCTTCCCGTGCTTTTGGTAATCAACAAAATCGACCAGGCCAAAGCGCAAAATAAAGCCGCGTTGGACGAGTTTGTCGGCCAAGTGCGCGCCGAGTTTGAATTTGCGGGCGTGGAAGTGGTGAGCGCGAAACACGGGCTGGGCATCGCCAATCTGCTGCATGCGCTCAAACCTTTCCTGCCCGAAAGCGCGCCGCTGTATCCCGAAGACATGGTTACCGATAAATCCAGCCGTTTTCTGGCCACGGAAATCGTGCGCGAGAAACTGTTCCGCTATTTGGGCGAAGAGCTGCCTTATGCCATGAACGTGGAAATGGAGCAGTTTAAAGAAGAAAACGGCATGTACCGCATCTACATTGCCGTGTTGGTGGAGCGGGAAAACCAGAAGCCGATTGTGATCGGCAAGGGCGGCGAAAAGCTGAAGAAAATTTCCACCGAAGCGCGGTTGGATATGGAAAAGCTGTTTAACTGCAAAGTGTTTCTGAAAGTGTGGGTGAAAGTGAAATCCGGCTGGGCGGACGACGTGCGCTTTTTGCGCGAGCTGGGTTTGTAA
- a CDS encoding class I SAM-dependent methyltransferase, translated as MNLLPVLRFAHALVNACLKSGDCALDGTAGNGHDTLCLARCVGKTGKVWAFDVQSQALVNTAARLEEAGERSQVELVQTGHETLADYINRPLAAAVFNFGWLPGGDKSLTTQMHTSIQALSAALALLKPGGLLLAVLYPGHEVGSEEADAVEQWAAALPQNEYSVLKYGFINQINRPPYLLSVEKKHTAAE; from the coding sequence ATGAATTTATTGCCGGTATTGCGGTTTGCCCATGCGCTTGTCAATGCCTGTCTGAAAAGCGGCGATTGCGCTTTAGACGGCACCGCCGGCAACGGGCACGACACTTTATGCCTGGCGCGCTGCGTGGGCAAAACAGGCAAGGTGTGGGCGTTTGACGTGCAATCGCAGGCTTTGGTCAACACTGCCGCGCGTTTGGAAGAAGCAGGCGAACGCAGTCAAGTGGAATTGGTTCAGACAGGCCATGAAACGCTGGCGGATTATATAAACCGGCCTTTGGCTGCCGCCGTGTTTAATTTCGGCTGGCTGCCCGGCGGCGATAAAAGCCTCACCACGCAGATGCACACCAGTATCCAGGCTTTGTCGGCTGCGCTGGCGCTGTTGAAACCGGGCGGGTTGCTGTTGGCCGTGCTCTATCCCGGCCATGAGGTGGGCAGCGAGGAAGCGGATGCGGTGGAGCAATGGGCGGCGGCTTTGCCGCAAAACGAATACTCGGTTTTGAAATACGGCTTTATCAACCAGATAAACCGCCCGCCGTATCTTCTGTCTGTGGAAAAAAAGCATACCGCCGCTGAATGA
- a CDS encoding SirB2 family protein, giving the protein MPFLAIKHAHLTFVVITVVLFNLRYFLRVAKPERPLPAVLKIVPHINDTLLLITGLWAMGAAKWVPFGNADWLGVKLVLVVAYIMAGSIAMRAAPRTLKSSAGYLAGLACMAAVVYLAYYKPF; this is encoded by the coding sequence ATGCCTTTTCTCGCTATCAAACATGCACACCTTACTTTTGTGGTGATAACTGTTGTTTTGTTTAATTTGCGCTATTTTCTGCGCGTAGCCAAGCCGGAGAGGCCGTTGCCGGCCGTGCTGAAAATCGTGCCGCATATTAATGATACTTTGTTGTTGATTACCGGCTTGTGGGCGATGGGCGCGGCCAAATGGGTGCCGTTCGGCAATGCCGATTGGCTGGGCGTGAAGCTGGTCCTGGTGGTGGCATATATCATGGCCGGCTCGATTGCCATGCGTGCCGCGCCGCGTACGTTGAAGTCTTCCGCCGGCTATCTTGCCGGCTTGGCCTGTATGGCGGCGGTTGTGTATTTGGCGTATTACAAACCGTTTTAA
- the gshB gene encoding glutathione synthase, with protein sequence MNILFIADPMGSFKTYKDTTYAMMREAAARGHKLFHTLASELSVKNGKVYAQAAPFEFIGAKNDHDHNWFSAGGAEAAALTDFDAVIMRTDPPFDMQYLYSTQLLTLAEARGAKVFNSGQAMRDFNEKLAILNFSRFISPTLVTTRAKDVRAFLAEHGDIIVKPLDGMGGMGIFRLTQQDPNIGSILETLMQMETRTIMAQRYIPEIVQGDKRVLVINGEVVPFALARIPQQGETRGNLAAGGRGVAQELSARDREIAETLAPELKRRGILLAGLDVIGDCLTEVNVTSPTGFQEIMKQKNWDVAAAFINAVEEQAAR encoded by the coding sequence ATGAACATTTTATTTATTGCCGACCCGATGGGCAGCTTTAAAACCTACAAAGACACCACTTACGCCATGATGCGCGAAGCCGCCGCACGCGGCCACAAGCTTTTCCATACATTGGCGTCCGAGCTGTCGGTAAAAAACGGTAAGGTGTATGCCCAAGCCGCGCCGTTTGAATTTATCGGCGCAAAAAACGACCACGACCACAACTGGTTTTCCGCCGGAGGGGCAGAGGCGGCGGCGTTAACGGATTTTGATGCCGTAATCATGCGCACCGACCCGCCGTTTGACATGCAGTATCTTTATTCGACGCAGCTGCTCACATTGGCCGAAGCGCGAGGAGCCAAAGTGTTCAACAGCGGGCAGGCCATGCGCGATTTTAATGAAAAACTGGCGATTCTGAATTTCAGCCGGTTTATCTCCCCCACATTGGTTACCACCCGCGCAAAAGATGTGCGCGCATTTTTGGCCGAGCACGGCGACATTATCGTCAAACCCCTCGACGGCATGGGCGGTATGGGCATTTTCCGGCTCACGCAGCAAGACCCGAATATCGGCAGCATTTTGGAAACCTTGATGCAGATGGAAACGCGCACCATCATGGCGCAGCGCTATATCCCCGAAATCGTGCAGGGCGACAAACGCGTGCTGGTGATTAACGGCGAAGTGGTGCCTTTTGCGCTGGCGCGTATTCCGCAACAAGGCGAAACGCGGGGCAACCTTGCCGCAGGCGGGCGCGGTGTGGCGCAGGAATTGAGCGCGCGCGACCGGGAAATCGCCGAAACCCTTGCGCCCGAGTTGAAGCGCAGGGGCATTTTGCTGGCGGGTTTGGATGTGATCGGCGATTGCCTGACCGAAGTGAATGTAACCAGTCCCACCGGTTTTCAAGAAATTATGAAGCAGAAAAACTGGGATGTTGCCGCGGCATTCATCAATGCCGTTGAGGAGCAAGCGGCGCGCTGA
- a CDS encoding diacylglycerol kinase, whose product MEPSEKPSYAGSVKGKTGIRRIINAMRYSAEGFAAAMSEQGFRQLVYLNIALTALSLFLPFGPATRMMLFMASCITLIVELLNTGLEAAVDHTSMARHPLAKRAKDVGSAAQSVALLLLAVLWLMALWREYGFNLF is encoded by the coding sequence ATGGAACCAAGCGAAAAACCATCTTATGCCGGATCGGTCAAAGGTAAAACAGGCATCAGGCGCATCATCAATGCCATGCGCTATTCTGCCGAAGGTTTTGCCGCCGCCATGAGCGAGCAGGGCTTCAGGCAGTTGGTTTATCTGAATATTGCGCTTACCGCCTTGAGTCTGTTTCTGCCTTTCGGCCCTGCCACACGCATGATGCTCTTTATGGCTTCCTGCATCACATTGATAGTAGAATTGCTCAACACAGGCTTGGAAGCCGCAGTCGACCATACTTCGATGGCTCGCCATCCTTTGGCCAAGCGTGCGAAAGACGTGGGTTCCGCCGCGCAAAGCGTTGCTTTGTTGCTGCTTGCGGTGTTGTGGTTAATGGCATTGTGGCGCGAATACGGCTTCAACCTTTTCTAA
- a CDS encoding copper chaperone PCu(A)C, with amino-acid sequence MKKALLGLLAVGLSQTVSAADAVKIEQPWARPTVEGMRNGGAFMMLENQSGKDDVLVGASTPVAKYTEIHEHVLQGDVMRMREVKGGLPLKANESVALKPGGYHVMLMGLKQPLQTGSKFPLTLKFKHAKPQTVEVEVKKAMHVPEHGHHHEH; translated from the coding sequence ATGAAAAAAGCACTTTTGGGTTTGTTGGCGGTGGGATTGAGCCAAACCGTATCGGCGGCAGATGCCGTTAAAATCGAGCAGCCGTGGGCACGGCCCACCGTGGAAGGCATGCGTAACGGCGGCGCGTTTATGATGCTGGAAAACCAAAGCGGCAAAGATGATGTATTGGTGGGCGCAAGCACGCCGGTTGCCAAATATACCGAAATCCACGAGCATGTGCTTCAAGGCGATGTAATGCGCATGCGCGAAGTGAAGGGCGGCCTGCCGCTTAAAGCCAACGAAAGCGTGGCTTTGAAGCCGGGCGGCTATCATGTGATGCTGATGGGTTTGAAGCAGCCCCTGCAAACCGGCAGCAAATTCCCGCTTACCCTCAAATTCAAACATGCCAAGCCGCAAACTGTAGAGGTGGAAGTGAAAAAAGCCATGCACGTGCCCGAGCACGGCCACCATCATGAACATTAA
- the hpnD gene encoding presqualene diphosphate synthase HpnD, translating into MQPIEYCQQKAAESGSSFLAGFRFLPQNQRDAMTALYAFCREVDDAVDDCSDPGVAQTTLNWWRGDLAAVFSDRLPEHPVNQALQGIAREFGLPHEEFEEIINGMQMDLEQSRYTDFESLKLYCHRVAGVVGRLIARILGFDNPKTLEYADKTGLALQLTNIIRDVGEDARRSRIYLPIDELQRFNVPAHTVMQGKDTPEFKALMAFQVERARRIYREAAAALPPEDRKKQKAGLVMAAIYYALLNEIERDGVQNVLKYKIAIPGPRKKRIALKTWLFGFKP; encoded by the coding sequence ATGCAGCCGATTGAATATTGCCAGCAGAAAGCCGCCGAAAGCGGCTCCAGCTTTTTGGCCGGATTCCGCTTCCTGCCGCAAAACCAGCGCGACGCCATGACCGCTTTATATGCCTTTTGCCGCGAAGTGGACGATGCGGTGGACGACTGCTCCGACCCCGGCGTGGCGCAAACCACGCTGAACTGGTGGCGCGGCGACTTGGCTGCCGTGTTTTCAGACAGGCTTCCCGAGCATCCTGTGAATCAGGCTTTGCAGGGCATTGCGCGCGAATTCGGCTTGCCGCATGAAGAATTTGAAGAAATCATCAACGGCATGCAGATGGATTTGGAACAATCGCGTTATACCGACTTTGAATCGCTCAAACTTTACTGCCACCGTGTGGCCGGCGTGGTGGGCAGGCTGATTGCCCGCATTTTAGGCTTCGACAATCCGAAAACGTTGGAATACGCCGATAAAACAGGCTTGGCGCTTCAGTTGACCAATATCATCCGCGATGTGGGCGAAGATGCGAGGCGCAGCCGTATTTATCTGCCGATAGACGAATTGCAGCGCTTCAACGTGCCGGCGCATACCGTTATGCAGGGCAAAGACACACCGGAATTCAAAGCCCTGATGGCGTTCCAAGTGGAGCGCGCCCGCCGGATTTACCGTGAGGCTGCGGCGGCATTACCGCCGGAAGACAGAAAAAAACAAAAAGCAGGTTTGGTGATGGCGGCGATCTATTACGCATTGCTCAATGAAATCGAGCGCGACGGCGTGCAAAATGTGTTGAAATACAAAATCGCCATTCCCGGCCCGCGCAAAAAACGCATTGCCTTGAAAACCTGGCTGTTCGGATTCAAACCATGA